Part of the Gammaproteobacteria bacterium genome is shown below.
TCGCGGCGATGGATACTGGCCAGGAGATATCCCATATGGTCGCGGTTTCGCCGGACGGTAGCCATGCTTATGTCAGCAGCATTGGCTCCGGTTCCGTGACCGTGTTTGCTTTATCGTCGGGAAAGCGGGTCAAGGTGCTTGCCACTGGCAAGGGCGCGGAAGGTATCGCGGTCACGCCCGATGGCCGCGAGTTGTGGGTAAGCAATCGTGGCGAGGATTCCATCTCTGTTATTGACACCGGTACGCTGGATATCAAGCACACCATAGCCAGTCCGACCTTTCCAATACGCCTGGCGATATCCGCAAATGGCCACTACGCGCTTGCCAGCAATGCGCGTTCGGGTGATGTGGCGGTATTTAATGCCAGGACGCACACGGAACTGGCGCGTATCGACCTGGGGCTGGAAGCCTCGACCACCGAAGGCAGGTTGTTTGGTAACCGCTTTGGCAAGAGCCCGGTGCCGATTGGTGTGCTGGTTCACCCCGATGGAGGCCGGGCTTTTGTCGCCAACGCCAACGCGGACCTGGTCTCGGTTATCGATATGAAGAAACTGAAGGTGATCCGGCATATTGCTGTTGGCAAGGAGCCGGATGGGCTGGGCTATTCCCCGCGGGTTATCGATCAGAATGGCTGAGGTCGTCTTGCCCGGTTAGTGCTGCGCTGAGCCAGCTGTAACCCCCGGTGTTCAGACCCGTTTGTCTTGTTAGGAAAGAAATGGTGAACTGCCGAACATGTCCCGGACAACAGAACAGCAGGGGCGGAATTGACCGGGCTGTTGGCAAACGCCAGCTCGGCCTGACCGGAAGACCCAATCAGGCAACCCGACGTATGCCATCGGCGCGCGTGGATCGATTTCGCCCGTTGAGCTTACTGTTCATTAGCGCCATCTCGGCACCCTGCTGGATAACTTCAAAGGTGTTGCCGTTTTCCGGGTAGCTGGCAACGCCAATGCTAACGTGAATACGCAAGGTCATACCGTGAAGCTTAAGTGCATTCCTCGCGGTATTCAGCCTGACGCGTTCGGCGGTGACCATTGCCTTGGTACTGTCGGTTTCCGGAAGAATAACAGCGAATCGATTCCCGCCGATTCGGGCGATGGTGTCGGTTTGCCGGAAAACATGAATAATATGTTTTGCGCAGTACTTTATTGCCAGGTTGCCAATATCGTGCCCAAGCTTGTCGTTAATGTCAGCCATGTTATCAATATCGATCATGAGCATCGAGAACGGGTGCTTGTACCGGATACAGCGCAGTGATTCGATTTCGGCGCTGCGTGCAAAAGAATCGTGAGTCCGCAACCCGGTTAGCGGGTCCCTGTCGGACACGTGCTGGATCTCGGCAATTGCTTGCCGAAGAGATTTGCGCATGCCCTTGAGTACGTAGGCAGTCAGCCATAATGGCGTGAGCTGTATGACTACCGTGTTCAGTATGCCGACAGCCAGCTGTTCATTCATGTTGACCCAGTACGACATCATCAGAAACAGCATTGAAATGGCGCCAACCATCAGCGTCATGTAGCGTGTTCCGAGGGCAAACCCGGAAACCACGACCGGTAGCAGGTACAGGATCACGAGTGGGCTCTCGAACTTGCCGGTGGACCAGACTACCCAGGTAATGAACGCGATCATGGCGACAGTCTGCGCCGCAAAGCGATCCTCGGACTCGAGTTTTTGAAGCGACAGCTGATGAAACACAACGCTATAGGAAAAATAGACCAGGCAGCCAGTGGTGAGATCGACGACTTGTTGAGCTTCCTGTGCAGGAATAACCATGTACAGAATAGTCAAAACCAGCAGCAGAATCTCGAAATTGAACTGCGTTCCGCGAATATTGCTGGTACTGGAAATACGGATCGGCCCGTAATAGCTGGATTCGTTGATCGATGATTTCATAAATTCGGTATAAAAAAGTCGCCTGACGACATTTAAGGGTAACAACGTATGGCCACTAATTATTGTAGGCAATATATACCCGGAATCATAATGGCGTTGACAAAACATTACATTTGTATCGGCAGCGGAATCCTGGCTGGCGCCAGCGACTTATCCAAAGCCATTGGTCGAATCTTTACCGGATCTCATGGCAACAACTTTGTAATGCGATTCATAAAATCCTGAATGTTGATCGGCTTGGTTATATAGTCGTCAAACCCGGCGTCACGGCCTTTTTGTATATCGGAATTCATGGCATTGGCGCTTATGGCAACGATTTTTACATGCGCCATGTCCGGGTTGTTATCCAGCCGTTTCTTTACCTCGAAGCCATCCATTTCCGGCAAGGAGATGTCAAGCAATACCAGGTCCGGGCGGACCTCGTTGATCAGATCCAGTCCCCGCGAGGGCAGTTCCGCTGTAAATAGTTCGATGTTGCT
Proteins encoded:
- a CDS encoding beta-propeller fold lactonase family protein; protein product: MARLFSILLTLTIVAGYLPGSFGQAHAGELGSGTLVVLNKSGHTAELIDLGTGKKRAVLPTGNYPHEVAVSPDGKLAVITCYGDRDNPGSSLTLINIPQKTVIKTIELTDYSRPHGIQWLADGRSVVVTAESRKALLRVSIPEGRILAAMDTGQEISHMVAVSPDGSHAYVSSIGSGSVTVFALSSGKRVKVLATGKGAEGIAVTPDGRELWVSNRGEDSISVIDTGTLDIKHTIASPTFPIRLAISANGHYALASNARSGDVAVFNARTHTELARIDLGLEASTTEGRLFGNRFGKSPVPIGVLVHPDGGRAFVANANADLVSVIDMKKLKVIRHIAVGKEPDGLGYSPRVIDQNG
- a CDS encoding GGDEF domain-containing protein: MKSSINESSYYGPIRISSTSNIRGTQFNFEILLLVLTILYMVIPAQEAQQVVDLTTGCLVYFSYSVVFHQLSLQKLESEDRFAAQTVAMIAFITWVVWSTGKFESPLVILYLLPVVVSGFALGTRYMTLMVGAISMLFLMMSYWVNMNEQLAVGILNTVVIQLTPLWLTAYVLKGMRKSLRQAIAEIQHVSDRDPLTGLRTHDSFARSAEIESLRCIRYKHPFSMLMIDIDNMADINDKLGHDIGNLAIKYCAKHIIHVFRQTDTIARIGGNRFAVILPETDSTKAMVTAERVRLNTARNALKLHGMTLRIHVSIGVASYPENGNTFEVIQQGAEMALMNSKLNGRNRSTRADGIRRVA